The genomic interval GCAGATCACGGTCACATCCAGGCCGGCCCGAGCCAATTCCCAAGCCGTTAGCCGGGCCCCTTGGAGGAGCGGCCGAGTCTCATCTGCGTAGACGGAAAACCGTCTTCGACGATCGTGGGCGGCATACAGTACGGCCAGGGCCGTGCCGTATTCGGCCGTGGCCAGCCCACCCGCATTGCAGTGGGTTAGGACCGTCGAGCCCTCCACAATCAGATGCTGGCCAGCCTCGCCGATGGCCCGACAAATGGACGCGTCTTCGTCCCGTATGGCCCGCGCTTCGGCCAGCAGGGCGCCCTTGAGCTGCTCCAAGCCGGCATTTCGAAGGCCTTCGGCTCGTCGTTTCATGCGGTTCAAGGCCCAGAAGAGATTGACCGCCGTCGGCCTGCTGCCAGCCAGGTAGTCGCAGGACTTCGCCAGGTTTTCAAAGAACTCATCCCGGTTCCGGGCATTCCGAACACCGAGTACAACGCCCATTGCGGCGGCGACTCCAATGGCCGGGGCGCCGCGAACCCGGAGACTCCGGATCGCCTCCCAGAGGGTCTCGACATCCCGGCAGGTCAGGATCTTCAGCTCACCGGGCAGAAGCGTCTGATCGATCATCTCGACCGCGCCGTCGAGCTCCCCCGCCCAGGCGATGGTTCGGCAAGACCGGGGATCAGCCACGAGCGATGCGCTCCTGTAATGATCTATTCTTGTTATCGACCGTTTCCGATTGGGCAGTCTTGGACTTGCGCAGGGCCTGCTTCAGGCCATCATCCGCCACAGACAGAATCTGTAGCGCGAGCATGGCAGCGTTCTTAGCCCCGGCTGAGCCGATCGCCACGGTGGCGACGGGCACACCGGGCGGCATCTGCACGATGCTGAGGAGACTGTCAACGCCCTGAAGAGGACCGCAGGCCAGGGGCACGCCAATCACCGGGCAAATCGTATAGGCGGCCACGGCCCCGGGCAGAGCGGCGGCCATGCCGGCGGCCGCAATGAAGACCTCCACGCCCCGCGCCTCGGCCTCGGTCACGTACGCTCGGAGCTGCTCTGGCGTGCGATGCGCAGAGAGAATCTGAGCTTCAGCGTACACGCCCCACGCGGTCAACTCCTGGTAGCACGTTTCCAGGATCGGCCAGTCGGAGTCACT from Phycisphaerae bacterium carries:
- the mtnA gene encoding S-methyl-5-thioribose-1-phosphate isomerase, which codes for MADPRSCRTIAWAGELDGAVEMIDQTLLPGELKILTCRDVETLWEAIRSLRVRGAPAIGVAAAMGVVLGVRNARNRDEFFENLAKSCDYLAGSRPTAVNLFWALNRMKRRAEGLRNAGLEQLKGALLAEARAIRDEDASICRAIGEAGQHLIVEGSTVLTHCNAGGLATAEYGTALAVLYAAHDRRRRFSVYADETRPLLQGARLTAWELARAGLDVTVICDNMVAHVMRDRKVDLVVVGADRIAANGDTANKIGTYGVAVIANAHGIPFYVAAPRSTFDRSIPDGKAIPIEERAREEIAKGFGVTTVPDGVKCYNPAFDVTPAGLITGIITERGLVSPVSADGIAGLFRDRTCQR
- the purE gene encoding 5-(carboxyamino)imidazole ribonucleotide mutase, translating into MKRAQVAIIMGSDSDWPILETCYQELTAWGVYAEAQILSAHRTPEQLRAYVTEAEARGVEVFIAAAGMAAALPGAVAAYTICPVIGVPLACGPLQGVDSLLSIVQMPPGVPVATVAIGSAGAKNAAMLALQILSVADDGLKQALRKSKTAQSETVDNKNRSLQERIARG